A genome region from Mycobacterium sp. 3519A includes the following:
- a CDS encoding molybdopterin-dependent oxidoreductase — translation MSAEWQATACILCECNCGIVVQLDDRKFAKIRGDKSHPASQGYTCNKALRLDHYQNSGNRLTSPMRRRPDGSYEEIDWDTAISEIAAGFKRIADSYGGDKIFYYGGGGQGNHLGGAYSGAFLGALGSHYRSNALAQEKTGEAWVDAHLYGGHTRGEFEHAEVSVFVGKNPWMSQSFPRARTVLNEIAKDPARAMIVIDPVLTDTAKMADIHLRVRPGTDAWCLAALAAVLEQENLCDETFLAEHVNGVQPVRAALRDVPIADYAARCGVDEELIRTAARRIAGAESVSVFEDLGIQQAPNSTLSSYLNKLLWILTGNFAKRGGQHLHSWFGPLFRHTRGVGRTPVTGAPIVGGLIPSNSVPQEILTDHPDRFRAMVVESSNPAHSLADSAACRKAFESLELMVVIDVAMTETARLASYVLPAASQYEKCEATFFNLEFPHNTFHLRHRLLEPLEGTLPEPEIWARLMRALGVVDEAELQPLRDAAEQGLAAYAQAFVAAVAANPLFAKVLPFVLYETLGPTLPDGLAGAAALWGLAQKAAMKYPDAVARAGHADGNALFEAILAGRSGVTFTAHEYDDDWRLVAHDDHKIALDMPEMLDEMRRLADAPTAFTSPEFPIVLSAGERRAYTANDILRDPAWRKRDADGALRVSVEDAQMLGLTDGGRARITTAAGSAEASVEISEAMLPGHASLPNGFGVDYIDADGRATIPGVAPNSLTSSEWRDAFAGTPWHKHVPARIEAVATAAIG, via the coding sequence GTGAGCGCTGAGTGGCAGGCCACCGCGTGCATCCTCTGTGAGTGCAACTGCGGAATCGTCGTGCAACTGGACGACCGGAAGTTCGCCAAGATCCGCGGCGACAAGAGCCATCCCGCCTCGCAGGGCTACACCTGCAACAAGGCGCTGCGGTTGGACCACTATCAGAACAGCGGCAACCGGTTGACCTCCCCGATGCGCAGGCGGCCGGATGGCAGCTATGAGGAAATCGACTGGGATACAGCGATTTCCGAGATCGCAGCGGGATTCAAGCGCATCGCCGACAGCTACGGCGGCGACAAGATCTTCTACTACGGCGGCGGCGGGCAGGGTAATCATCTCGGCGGCGCATACAGCGGCGCCTTCCTCGGCGCGCTCGGTTCGCATTATCGTTCCAACGCGCTGGCGCAGGAGAAGACCGGAGAAGCGTGGGTGGACGCGCACCTCTACGGCGGTCATACCCGCGGCGAGTTCGAACATGCCGAGGTTTCGGTGTTCGTCGGCAAGAACCCGTGGATGTCGCAGAGTTTCCCGCGGGCCCGCACCGTGCTCAACGAGATCGCCAAGGATCCTGCTCGCGCGATGATCGTGATCGACCCGGTGCTCACCGACACCGCGAAGATGGCCGACATCCACCTGCGGGTGCGACCGGGCACCGATGCGTGGTGCCTCGCCGCGCTGGCCGCCGTGCTCGAGCAGGAAAACCTCTGTGACGAAACATTTCTCGCCGAACACGTCAACGGCGTCCAGCCCGTACGTGCCGCACTGCGCGACGTACCGATCGCGGATTACGCCGCGCGATGCGGCGTCGACGAGGAACTGATCCGCACCGCGGCGCGGCGCATCGCCGGCGCCGAAAGCGTGTCCGTGTTCGAGGATCTCGGCATCCAGCAGGCGCCCAACAGCACGCTGAGCTCGTATCTGAACAAGTTGCTGTGGATATTGACCGGCAACTTCGCCAAACGCGGTGGGCAACATCTGCATTCGTGGTTCGGACCGCTGTTCCGTCACACCCGTGGCGTCGGCCGCACCCCGGTGACCGGTGCGCCGATCGTCGGCGGCCTGATCCCCAGCAATTCAGTGCCGCAGGAGATCCTCACCGATCACCCGGACCGGTTCCGCGCGATGGTCGTGGAAAGCAGCAATCCGGCACACTCCCTTGCCGATTCGGCCGCATGCCGCAAGGCGTTCGAATCACTCGAGCTGATGGTGGTCATCGACGTCGCGATGACCGAGACCGCGCGGTTGGCCAGCTATGTGCTGCCTGCGGCCAGTCAGTACGAAAAGTGCGAGGCGACGTTCTTTAACCTGGAGTTCCCGCACAACACATTCCACCTTCGGCATCGGCTGCTCGAACCGCTCGAGGGCACGCTGCCCGAACCCGAGATCTGGGCGCGACTGATGCGCGCGCTCGGCGTCGTCGATGAGGCGGAGCTGCAGCCGCTGCGCGATGCGGCCGAACAGGGGTTGGCCGCCTACGCGCAGGCGTTCGTCGCCGCGGTCGCCGCCAATCCGCTGTTCGCCAAGGTGCTGCCGTTCGTCCTGTACGAAACGCTCGGGCCGACACTGCCCGACGGGCTCGCAGGCGCCGCGGCGCTGTGGGGTCTGGCGCAGAAGGCCGCAATGAAGTATCCGGACGCGGTTGCGCGTGCGGGCCACGCGGACGGCAATGCGCTGTTCGAGGCGATCCTCGCGGGTCGGTCCGGTGTGACGTTCACCGCGCACGAATACGACGACGACTGGCGGTTGGTGGCGCACGACGATCACAAGATCGCGCTGGACATGCCGGAGATGCTCGACGAGATGCGCCGACTGGCCGATGCGCCGACGGCGTTCACCTCACCCGAGTTCCCCATCGTGCTGTCCGCAGGCGAGCGGCGGGCCTACACGGCCAACGACATCCTGCGTGACCCGGCCTGGCGCAAGCGCGATGCCGACGGCGCACTGCGGGTCAGCGTCGAGGACGCGCAGATGCTCGGCCTGACCGACGGGGGCCGCGCGCGGATCACCACGGCCGCGGGCAGCGCCGAGGCGAGCGTGGAGATCAGCGAGGCGATGCTGCCCGGCCACGCGTCGCTACCGAACGGGTTCGGCGTGGATTACATCGACGCCGACGGTCGCGCGACAATCCCTGGGGTGGCGCCGAATTCGCTCACCTCATCGGAGTGGCGCGACGCGTTCGCGGGGACGCCATGGCACAAGCACGTCCCGGCGCGCATCGAGGCTGTGGCCACTGCGGCGATCGGCTAG
- a CDS encoding TetR/AcrR family transcriptional regulator, with protein sequence MPSPRERMVISAALLIRERGAQATAIADVLEHSGAPRGSAYHYFPGGRTQLLCEAIDYAADYIAAKITDAESGLHALDVLVEYYRKQLLRSDYRAGCPVVAVTVEAGDPAKPDEASAVIDRAAAAFTRWTGLIAQRLSSEGTSAEQAAELAMLITASIEGAIVVARASRDVKPLDLVHNHLRDLISAATSERKSRER encoded by the coding sequence ATGCCCAGCCCCCGCGAGCGGATGGTCATCTCGGCCGCGCTGCTGATCCGGGAACGCGGGGCGCAAGCCACGGCGATCGCCGACGTGCTGGAGCACAGCGGTGCGCCGCGTGGTTCGGCGTATCACTACTTCCCCGGCGGACGCACGCAATTGCTCTGCGAGGCAATCGATTACGCAGCCGACTACATCGCCGCCAAGATCACCGATGCCGAATCCGGGCTACACGCGCTCGACGTCCTCGTCGAGTACTACCGCAAGCAACTGCTTCGCTCCGACTACCGCGCCGGTTGTCCGGTCGTCGCCGTGACGGTGGAGGCGGGCGACCCGGCGAAACCGGACGAGGCGTCAGCCGTGATCGACCGCGCCGCGGCCGCCTTCACCCGGTGGACCGGCCTGATCGCCCAGCGACTCTCGTCGGAGGGCACCTCAGCCGAGCAGGCCGCCGAACTGGCGATGCTGATCACCGCCTCGATCGAGGGTGCGATCGTCGTCGCCCGCGCGTCCCGCGACGTCAAACCCCTCGACCTCGTCCACAACCATTTGCGCGACCTGATTTCGGCCGCGACGTCGGAAAGGAAATCCCGTGAGCGCTGA